Part of the Perognathus longimembris pacificus isolate PPM17 chromosome 1, ASM2315922v1, whole genome shotgun sequence genome, AAGTTTCTCTAGCAGAATCACCAGGCTTAAGACCCAAACTTCCTTCAGTAGTctagaaagacagagatagatagatagatagatagatagatagatagatagatagatatagacagacaagtatatacatgtgtatatgcatatatatatgtatgtatgtacatatgtgtgtatgtgtgtggtggtaACCAAAGCATCCATAAAGAACTTTCTGGGAGCAGAAATGGCTGAAAGAGATGAGAAAACCCTGAGATTCTGTTAAAAGAATCTCAGACTGATACTTGTATATGGATCTTCATATCCACAACAAAGTACGAGAAATCTCTTAGAAACTATTGTCAGAAACAGATAATAGTACTATAATGCATCTGTTTTCAGAAAATACCACCATGTCTCTCATGGTGACTGTTTAGCAGTATGTGCACATTTTTTTTACATGTTTCATTATAATTGAAGCTTATATGTTTTTAAAAGGCACTTTTTAAACAAATCATATGTAGAAAATTCAGAGGAAAGTAGTAGTGATTAGTAAATGCAAGATGTGCAACAGCATGTTtactgtggttaaaaaaaaaaaaaaaaccataatgagAGGATGCAAAGCGCCGCCAGGTCTCAGGCCAGATGGGCCGCAGGTGGATGGAAGCCACCTCAGAGAAGCACCTGGAGGACATAATGAAGAAGCTGTCCATTGTTGGAGTCTTGTGCACAGACACAAGAACTTAATCTGGACTGCCAGAGTATTCTGTCAGATGAACATGCTGGAGGGAAAATCTGTTCTTGCCCAGCAAGCAGCTAAGTAATCTGACTCCATTGATGGTCCTGGTGGTATGTCTAGAATCAGATAACGGGACATTATATCCTTAAACATGATGGCAGGGAAGTGCACAAAATGGACTCTTGACATCTCATGGCAGTTTTCTGCCATACGGATTTATCCTACCTATGCTAATTACCTGGTAAAACTATTGAAGTTCCAATGATTAGATCATTCACTTAATGGACACTGGACATGTTCCTATTTATATAAGTTGCTTTTAAACCAACCCCTCAAGATGTCAATAAGAAAGGatcatgtttttcctttttttggtgttggtatcgagtcttgagctcagtgcctgaaCACTCTCCCAGAGCTTTTccatgctcaaggccagcacgctaccacctgagccacagcttcacttctgacttcttggtggtagtttattagaaataagagtctcacagactttcctgccaaggctggcttcaaactacaatcctcagatcttagcctcctgagtagctaggagtaagtacaggcatgagccactggcgcctggctaagattggatcatgttttgaagcatGTTTCTTGTGTCCGAAGATAACACACAGTAAGGAACAAGGGGTTTTCAGCAAGAGGAAATGGCTatgacaaaacaaaccaaaatgagATTTTATGTAATAGCAAGTGATTTAGTTTGATTGGGTAGGCAAAAGGTAAACAATCAGGTCCAGGTCACTTTATCTATAGAATTTTCTATATACCATAAATGAACCTGTTtagaggaaaaaagtaaaatgtaataaaatgaaatataacataaaatttatcTTCCTAACCATTTTAGATCGTCTATCAAATGTTAAATAAACTTGTTGCTATAAAACATAACCCTAGAAATTTTAAGTCTTGTAAAACTGGAACTCTATCTACACCCATAAACAGTAACTCCCTTCCCCTGTTCCCCAACATTCTGATAACCACCTTTTCCTGTTTCTACAAATCTGATTAGATTGTTCTTTCAGAATCATGCATGAGGTTTGCTTTACTGTGATTGCTATTTTACTTAACGAAATTGCCTTAAAGGTTCATGTATGTTGTATCTTGTGATAAGTTTTCCTGTTTCTTAAAGCTAAATACTACTTCATTGtgcttttgcttttattgtttatgCTTTTGGTATCATATCTAAGAACTCACTGCCAGGTCTAAGGTCAGggtgggctttttttcttttcacttacgTAAGTTTTATAGCTTTATGTTTTATGTTCAGGTCTTCAGCGGCATCTTGGCAATTGTTAGGTTATAATTCTTCCATAAACATTTTAGAACCAGATTGTCAGTCTCATTGAGAAGGCATGTAGATTTTTAATACAATTCTACTAAATATAGAGATCAatataaggaaaatgaatatttgTGTAATACCggaaaacaaatatttgtatGATACCGGAAAACGAATATTTGTATAATACCAACTTTTCCTATTCATGTGCACAAGTATGTCTCTCTACCTAGGATTTCTTTATATTTCTCACTAACATTTCATCATTTTCTCCATGCAGACTGTGCACATATTTTAGACATTTTCTTAAGTACACTgaattttcttgttgttgttataaacagcatttcaagccaggtgccaggagctttaatcctaactagtcagaaaGCTAACCAgtccaggaaaggaaagtccatgatattctttttttcttttttgccagtcattcctagggcttgaactcagggcctgggcactgtccctgtgcttctttttctcaaggttagcgctctaccacttgagccacagtgccatttctggctttttctgtttatgtggtactgaggaatcgaacccagggcttcatgcatgctaggcaagcactctactactaagccacatttccagcccccatgaGCCCAATCAATCaggccaaaaagccaaaagtggagctgtggccagtcttgagcacaaaagctcaaggatagtgttcaggccctgaattcaagccccaggaccggcattaaacaaataaataaatgtcatttgggattacatttttctgtttgtctctATAGGATAGAAATGTAAGTCAGTTTTGTATACTGATTCCACATTCCAAAATCTTGCTCACATTTTCCACCAGTTACCATAATTtctctagattaaaaaaaaaatgtttcaggtaCATAATTACATCATCTGTCTGAAAACAGTCTTTCTACTTGAGACTAAGAGGTAGGAACTATATGTGGACATttcaaaatcagtagctttttccTCCTATAGTGTTCTAACACAGCAAAGCAATAAATGTTGATTTGTGAGAAGGAACTAACCTGCTTGGAATAGGGCATCCAAAAATCCACGGAACCAGCCTTCTTCCTGGAGCTCCAACAGGTACTGGAGGAACAGTGAAGCAGCCTCCATCGGGCCTTTACTGTCTTTCTGCACCCTAATATACTGCATCTGATCTACAAATAGAAACAAGAATGACTCATGAGACTATAGAACTATAGTACTCAATGAAAGACAAGCCAGAAAAGGGGCATCGGGCATTCCACATGGTATGGGAGCTGTAACAAGTACCACCTTGGCAGAAACTTCAGAAGAGCAGCAAATTCTCTGCCCAAGCTAACCATGCCCCTTCTTCAGCCACATGCCCTTCCCATCCTCTACAGAACCTTCCCATTTGGCATGCAAATCTGAGAGAGCACTGTAGAAGTTTCTCTAGGATATTTGAAAAAGTCTCCCCTCAACAAGGGAGAAGTCACAGTAGCACTGGGTTACATGAACGGACAAAAGGATCCTCTGAGCGTCTAAAAAGGAGATGtcactggaagtagaagtgtgaggGGTAGAGGGTGCTCCGTAGCATCGTAACAACTGGTAGACCCAGAAACCCATTCAAAATAAACTGCGATACTCTCACGGACCTTTGCATAGGCTTTGGCTAAGGAGGCAAGAGATCcaacagaaaaaaggaagggggagcATGATGATACATACCTAAAACTCCAGCTCCTAGGAAGGCAGAGGGAGGCGGAGGAGGCCAGCCTCCAGCAAAATACAAAACCCTAcccaaaaaataaactaaaagcaaaaggacagggacatggatcaagtggtagaagccctgagttcaatcactagTAAcactaaaatacacacacacacacacacacacacacacacacacacacacacaccataaccaGAGTATGGGCTaacctttgcaaaaaaaaaaaaaaaccctgtagcTCACACTCAAGTCTCCCTGGAAATACCTTGGATAACCTAAGAATCAGCAAAGCCCGGCAGGATCAAGGGAATCATGAAAGTTCTCCAGAAGAAATATAGCTTCACTACTCTTCTCCCTGGATGCAACTTGTGTCAATAATCATGGTATTTGGTTCATGGAGAGAAGAACCATAGTGGATGAGATGCCTGACCTGGGCAAGGAGACCGTGTGGAGAAGCTCCTACTGCCATAACACTCACCAGTGTTTCCAGTTCCTGCCTAAGTCTGACAGACAAATCTACTTGTCATAATTATGGATAAGCAATAGAATCAAGGGCTTCTGAAAAGCAAGACACAGAAAAATTTGAGAACGTGCCTGAGAGAATGAAAAAtagaggagaaaataagagatttATGTCTACACACACGATAAAGTATAAAGGCACTAGTAACTCTTTTCTAAAtctaaggctttgtgcatgctagtcaCATGCTAGttacatgctctaccactgagctttatCCTCAGCACAAAAGAAACCACTTTCATAATTTAGGAGGGGGATGGTACGATCCCTGCACTGAATTCCTCACATTAAAAGGTAAAGCAGCACTATGGTGTTCTCcaattgtcttaaaaaaaaaacaaaacaagcaaacttcCTTTGTGTTATAAATTAAATTGAGGAGAATGAACATAATTCAGAAGCACACgatacccctccccctcctccattcaactcttatttttttcaaagtctccCATGTTTTCTACATATCACTTTtcagtacagatttttttttattaaaaattgtgtTATAAAAGGTCATTATCGAGCCAGACCCCGAGCTGGGCCATCCCCACCACTGGCCGGGTGGTCCTCGGCGACGGTGTGCAGCCGCCCAGGGACTACAGCACCACCCGGGGCAGCACACTCTTCAGCACCACCCCAGGAGGAACCAGGATCATCTATGACCGCAAATTCCTGATGGAGGGTTGGAACTCACCTGTGGCCAGAACGCCCCCGAGGGACCTGCCAACCATTCCTAGAGTCACCAGTCCTACCAGTGATGAGCTGCCTGTGGAAGCCAGCCAAACCCACCTGCCCAGGAACCCAGAAGAAAAGCAGGTGACGGGAGAAGAGTCACAGTTTGAGATGGACATTTAAGGGATCAGCCGTCGAATGAGAGGTGCTTCTGAGCCTCTCTGGCCGTTCTCAGGAGGAGAGTTCCGTTGTGGTGTCGGCTACCCAGCCTTGCCCTCTCACTCAGGgcaccctttctccttcctctttgtgAACACCAGCACATACCTCCTTTTGCCTCCCTTGGTGCAGGAGCTGCTACCCCAAAGGGGTAGCCTACACCCTGCCTACACCCTGCAGCCACCTGCCAGAAATTGGACACTGAGGAGCTCTTCTGAATGATCATCTGGCTCTTCCAGTCCCATCCTCTGGGTGTACCCCTTCTTAGGTTGGGGCACCTGGGAAAGTTCCCATCTACTTGTTTCCCTGAGATAAGAAATAAAATCCCCCTTTACTACAGGGCCAAGTTTGGCCCTGTCTGAGCTCTTTGCAACTCCACGTGATAACACCAGCTGCCTACTGTGTGTTCAGTGCTTGTAATGTACTTTACATTCATTTCACTTGGGTCTCACACTGATCCTCATTTGCAGCTGAGAAGACTGGCTCAGGAGAAACCACAACActtgggacttgagctctggTACTCTCCATCTTACTCTTCAGTGGCAAGTTCTACCTCTCTGTCAGGTGATACTGCTTCCAGCTCATTGCAAGTGAAAGGGAGAAGCTAGTTATGGCCAGTGGGAGTCTCTTTGGTCTATACATACCTGATCTTCACTGTGTGATTCCTTTGTGTGAGCTGTCATGTAGTGCCAAGATGAGGCAAGCTTTCTGCCTTAAGAATTTCACTGAAATGTAAGATTTTCccatctttttaaataaaaattttaaaaaagttcatTATCAAGGCTGGAAAGTAGCTCAAAGAAGTTGCCAAGCAAcatcctaggtttgatccccagtaccaaaaaagaaaacacacacacacacacacaaaactgctaaaaaaaaaaaaaaaaaaaaaaaaaagcatcagtgTAAAATACTTGCAAATGGACATGAAgaagaaatcttttttaaaaatgcttaaaatCACATCAAAATAATTCCTTAAAACCTATCCTGCATAGTAATATCTTTCTGGGTATCtaattatatataaacatgtactgtttaaaaacaaacaggatCCTTCAAATCTGTCCCCTTTCACTCATTAATATATCATAGATGTTGTTTCCCATCAATACATATAGATCTAATCAACATATACTGTCTGTATAACTTGAGATCATATACATGTACTTAATCTATTCCTTAGTAATAGGTAACTATTATGTGTGCCTTCTTTACCAAGTTTTCCTCACAATAAATTCCCAGAATCATAATTTATGAGTTAAACAGTATACACATTTATACACTGATACATACTTCAGAACAGCCTTTCAGAGGAACTTAACTAGTTATCACCTATGAACAATGTatattgctgggcaccagtggttcacacctgcaatcttagctacttgggaggctgagagatgatgattgtgattcaaagccagccaaggaagaaaattccatgagattcttatctctaaccagcaaaaaagctagaagtacaggtgtagctcaagtagtaaatctctagccttgactgaaaatgctaaagaacagtgctcaggactgagttcaagctccattattggcacacacaaaaaaagtattagTATTTCCCTCTAGACATTGCagttgtacaattttttttttttttgtccattatggggcttgaactcaggatcttggcactgtccctgagcttttatgctcaaggctagcactctaccactttgagccacagctgcacttccaaaatcttttgtcttgggctggggatatggcctagtggcaagagcgcttgcctcctatacatgaagccctgggttcgattccccagcactacatatacagaaaatggccagaagtggcgctgtggctcaagtggcagagtgctagccttgagcaaaaagaagccagggacagtgctcagaccctgagtccaaggcccaggactggcaaaaaaaaaaaaaacttttatctttgtaaaacaaaaccaaaaacagattAACCAAACATCTTTGCTTTCCATGACTTCTTGCTTCTTGTTTCCTTCTTTGGTCACtgtctatttttcctttcctttccttttataaaGCATATTTTCTGTTCAACTAGTCTTTTTCTGAAATGGATTTGTAAAGATACTTTGTACCTTACAGAAATGTCCTATTTGCTAAGTGGTTTTCTTGGAACAGGAAAAGGTAGTTTTTAAACATCTACTCCAGCAAGACTGAATGAGTTTCAATATTTtgggaagatttttttgttttattctttattttagctcttttcctttctttgaggTTTTCTGATTGCTGTTTTAGTTGTTGAGGTTGAGTTGTTAAGTAAAGTTCACTAAATAATTACTTGTGTTCTTCTGAAGTGCCAATAAATCCATTTAGACTATGAATTTTCCTGATTAGAAGCTTTagctatttcttaaaatatgcaATATGTGAAGATTGCTATCTTTATTTTAAAGGTATCTGTAATtgttttgactttcttttttatcCAAGAGTTAgtaaaaatactattttgaaaTTATGTGATAATTTTTGAGTCAATGATTAATTTACATGATATAAATTAATACTTAACACTTCTTTAGTTCTATGTAACTTAATCTTCCCCAAACGCCAAACCTAACCATTATTCTTatctcacagatgaggaaactgatacAGTAGGCTTACAAATTATGCTTTAGGACTTTAGTAGAGATTTATTTGTAGTCTAATATAGAATCTAATATTTCAGAAATCTCCTTGAGAATTAGAGGAGTAGGATATGTTTATAATGTATAAAAATGACTTAGAGTCATTTAGATCAACATGACATGTCATTTAAATCTCTATTATAATGATCTGATTTAGCAATACAAATAAAATGCCTGATAATTCTTGAATTTCTTGAAATTTAAtgattttttcttatatttagtgCACAGAGACTTGAGTGTACTATAGCTTCACTGTAAATAGTACTCCTTTTTAATCTTAATAGTTTCTGTCCCTTTAATACTTTTTTCATTGCTAAGGTTATACTTctggccaggcgccagtggctcaggcttataatcctagctacttagggggctgaaatcatagaattgtggttcaaagccagcctgggcagaaaagtctgtgagacttttatctccagtttactggagataaatcagaagtagaactgtggctcaaagtgatagaatggtaACCTTAAGTgaataagttcagggacagcacttaggccttgagttcaaggtccacaacatacataccaaaaaaaaaaaaaaaaagtacaatattTTCAGTCTCTTCCTATTTAAGGCAAGGAGTTTTACATTAATTTATCATTACATTCCCTAGCTCTTtgctgaattatttttaaatccaaattaTTCCTTTAACATCATTATGCATTTAGCTAtaaattaacttctttttttaaaagtttggatTTACTTTTATAGCCACATTTATAATGTTATTTAAAACTATCTCCACATGTCTGGTTTTGATACTGATAAGCATGCCTTATAATCTAAGGCCACACTTTAATGAACTATTATAAATTTTGGGGGagagactttctttctttttttttctttttttttttttggccagccctggggcttggactcagggcctgagcactgtccctggcttctttttgctcaaggatagcactctgccacttgagccacagcgccacttctggcagtttttttctgtatatgtggtgctggggaattgaacccaaggccttatgtatacgaggcaagcactcttgccactaggccatatccccagcccgggagagACTTTCAACTGCTTACAATCCTGTTTCAAGTAATTTTCATAAAAAATTAATATGGGATACTTATTTACAATAATGTTTTCTTGgggccggggatatagcctagtggcaagagtgcctgcctcggatacatgaggccctaggttcgattccccagcaccacatatacagaaaacggccagaagtggcgctgtggctcaagtggcagagtgctagccttgagcgggaagaagccagggacggtgcttgggccctgagtccaaggcccaggactggccaaaaaaaaaaaaaaaaaacaataatgtttTCTTGCTCACACATATAAAAAGCTGGCTAAACACAAAAACTGAGAGATTGTATTATTCTCAGAACATGCTGAGTTTTATTGCATAATTGTGTCGTTGCCTTCAACAGTATATAGTTCAGAGCAATTTGATGTTAGTTCCATTATAAAAGATCATAGTCATCTTGTTTTTCCAAAATGCTTATTTCTTGATCTCAGAATATGAAAAATGTGATGAGTGGAATTAGAAACATGGAAGGAGTGATATTGGTCAAGATGCCTGTACTCAAAAATTGATATGTTGGGTtgactctttgtacaactacttaaagataataatagttttaaaaaaaaacgtaAGTATGAAAATCCCACCAGTGTGTGTGTAAAGAAATGATTCTCCTGTCAGAAAACTCATAGGAAACAAGCTATTTCTTTCTGAGAAAAgtaaatgtttctatttttttctattaatttttcccctttatgttctcttcttcaTTGTAACCAAACCGCACAGCTAGATTTGTGTGAACATGCTAATAATCATGGATTCCATTGGTATTTGGAAACCATATTTTCAAAAGAAACCACTGCATTCACTTTTCTTGGTCCATCATCTTtcacccacaaacacacacaaaaaacactcCAAAGGAGCTAATCTCCTGCAAGGCCTCAAAGGTCTATAATGTCAAAGTTAATGATTTATGTTGTAGTTGTTTTTAGCTCTCCTGTTGCCTATGCTTTCAACATTCAACCATTATCTACTTccttcttctccatggttttcaTTCCATCCAGACCCTGTTCTCTCGGTTCATCTCATTAGTTATGGGCTACTCAGCATCCTGTCCCAAGCTCTTTGTACTTACCACTGAATAGGGGAGCAAAGATCTCTACATGAAGATTTATCCAACCATGCAGCTGTACCCCAAGCCCTAGCCCAAATACAGCCAACAATCTGAGGATTATCTCTTCTGGGTGCATCCAAAGTATATGGGAACCCTTCATCTTCTACTCCACATCTGTCCCACATCCAAAAGGTCCTATCTCAGAAaccaccattcattcattcattcattcattcatgcatagaCCTAAATTAGAGACTACCTACTTAGCCTGAACACCTCCCTCCTGATTTCTATTCTCTTAGCAAGGCTCTCTGCCTCCAGGGGAGAAGACGAAGGAAGTTTGCTGTCTGGGTCGGGTTGGGTTTAGTTTGGTTATGTTTTAAGACTGTgttgtccaggctgaccttgaacttgagctCTTCTAGTCTGTCTTCCAAGtgtgattacaggtatgcaccaggACATCAGCATTCTATCTCTAGATTGCCACTCCACTATCCTAGAATTTCTGCATTTGCTAGTCCCTCTCTTCTTAATCTTGTACCTATCCAGTTCATGTTTCAAAAAATCAGTTATTTTTCTGTGATGAAAATTCTATTTTGCCTCTTTTTATCTGTCTGGTGGATACATTTCCAAACTTCACATTCCTCACTTTTACCTATCTGTTAAATTTCATTCTGTCAATTCCTACCTTCCTCTCCACACTTACATCATAGTAATACTGGATTCCTGGTGCCTGACAGTCCACCTTTTACCTTGGTCCTTTGCATATCCTGAGCCCTCTACCAGCAATAGTTTGTCTCCTTCCAGATGGCTCTCATTCCTACCTTCGACCTCAGTTCAGATACCACAATCTTGAAAACAATGCCTGGGCCCTCCAGACTAGGTGGATATTCCAGCTATGTGCCCAATGACTCAGTACCCTATGGTTTCCAACAAGGCACTTGCTTGATTATTTATCATTTAGTTGCATGCCTGCACACATGCACTCTTAActtgagaagccagggaccaCTCTATTGTGCTCCCCGTTTGTTTTCCTCCGCTCCTAGCATGACACTTTCTAATAGTAAACACTCCAACTCCAAAGAAATGTCCAACAAGAGTTGCTTATTTTACACAGTGAGTACCACACCAGTGTGCTAGTGTTTCAGCCAGGGATTTCTAAATGAGTCCAAGCTACTCTGGTTATTGAGGTGCTATTTCTCTCTGGACACCAGAgagtattctgtgtgtgtgcatggtcctggggcttttgaactgagggcctaagcactgtccctgagctttcttgctcaaggctagcactctctaccacttgagctacagcttcatttctggtaaTATTCTTTCATTCCTCAGTCCACAAGCTATAGTTTGGTTGGGGAAGGCAATTAAGCATTCAAATTACCTGCTTCATTCTTGATGCAATTTAATCCAAACATTCAGGCACATGGAGACTTAAAAAGAACTGCCAGATTCAGATTCCCTCTCTCACTTGGACCCCTTCCAAGCCGCCTCCAGTTCTCTTGGGGGAAGCCTCTACTTATTCATTTCCACTGGAAAGCCCACTCAATAGAACTTACAAAGTGGCTACACTATTCACTAAGTCTCTCAAAAGCTACACCGAAACGAGTGCAGTATAAAGCCTACACACGTTCAGGCTAGGGAAATTTTGGAAGTTCTAACAGATTCTGCGGCTTTCTTGTAGTTTAAACATCATTTTGTGGCTTTTTGGCCACCCCTTCTCGCCCCTCCCAAAGTCTTGGGCTGTGAAGTATAGCTGGGTTCTGATTTCTatttgcttgggggggggggggcgaggcgttttgttgttgttgttattcagggttagcactctagtacttgagccacagctccacttctagcttgttggtggtcaactggagataaagagtatcaGGGACgttcctgattgggctggctttgaaccctgatcctcaaatctcaacttcctgagtagttaggattacaggcaggcatgagccagtagtgCCCTGCAAAACATCTGATTTGAGACCAGGTCGGCCCCAGCCACTTCCTCCGCCCCTTATTGGGACTCAGGTTTTTCCATCTAGGTTTCCATGAGTGTCCAGGAACCGAGACTCCGGTTCTGGCCACACACCCGGCTCCACAGACCAGGCGAGGGGctaggaggggaaggaagggctgcGGGCCCGACGGGAGGAGCGAGCCGGGCGCGAGGGGACACTCACCGTCCCCCAGCCAGGGGGCCATGTAGGGCAAGATGTAGGTGGGGTCCAGGATCTTCTGCACATAGTCTTGGAAAACCCGCAGGTTCCGCCGCTGATCCGCGGTCATGCCGCCCGGGTCCCCAGCGCCCTCTCCGCGCGAGACGGCTCCCCGAATTAATTAAAgcggggcggcgggagggggaAGCTTGCCGGGAAACCCGTCTGGACTCAAAGCTGACAAATGGAAACTGAaaccgggggcggggcgggggcgggagagGGGAGGGCTCCGCACCAACCGCATCACGGTTTTCAGTTTCCATTCCTGACCTCGCTGCTGGTCCCCAAGGGACCCTGGAGCACCCTGGAAACGGCCCCCGGGGCCTTAGGCTCTATTTTGTTTCGCTTCCTAACGTCCAGGGGTAGCACAAGACAACGCGCACAACTTAGGTGTACGAAAACCTCTGCAGTTCCTAAGCCACTTTTCCCAGATCAGCTGGGTCCTGTGTGGGTCCCAGTATATAACACATTcgtcttcattttaaaattatgatgatgatgatgatgatgatgactattGTTATTATGTGCcttaccggggcttgaacttagggcctcacttggctttctctgctcaagtcccagtactggcaaaatatgatgggaaaaaaaatccgggggctgggaatatggcctagtggcaagagtgcttgcctcctacacatgaagctctaggttcgattccccagcaccacatatatggaaaacggccagaaggggcgctgtggctcaggtggcagagtgctaaccttgagcgggaagaagccagggatggagctcaggccctgagtccaaggcccagtactggccaaaaaaaaaatccgaaGAACCAATATTGGAGCC contains:
- the LOC125356602 gene encoding eukaryotic translation initiation factor 4E-binding protein 1-like; translated protein: MERRTIVDEMPDLGKETVWRSSYCHNTHQCFQFLPKSLSSQTPSWAIPTTGRVVLGDGVQPPRDYSTTRGSTLFSTTPGGTRIIYDRKFLMEGWNSPVARTPPRDLPTIPRVTSPTSDELPVEASQTHLPRNPEEKQVTGEESQFEMDI